One segment of Trypanosoma brucei brucei TREU927 chromosome 8, complete sequence DNA contains the following:
- a CDS encoding small GTP-binding protein Rab1 (similar to GB:CAA68210.1: rab1 {Trypanosoma brucei} (PMID:9099693) Localizes adjacent and posterior to kinetoplast.), with amino-acid sequence MITAASPGGDCDYIFKIIVIGDSGVGKSSLTVRLSEDVFYKDYASTIAIDFRMHQMTYMDKRVRLQIWDTAGQERFQSVATAFYRGANGVMLCFDLTHRPSFLHLEHWMERVRQQSLPGIPCLLVGCKSDEARTSRQVSKEEAMAWAKQHGMSYIDTSAKEKENVQSAFQKIAQEIFEDMKERTGKGLSPSGGAGGAGNGVRLAGNEGQKGSKRGGCC; translated from the coding sequence ATGATCACAGCAGCTTCCCCTGGTGGGGACTGCGACTACATATTCAAGATTATTGTCATTGGCGACAGTGGCGTTGGGAAGTCTTCCCTTACGGTGCGGCTCTCTGAGGATGTTTTTTACAAGGATTACGCATCCACCATCGCTATTGATTTTCGAATGCACCAAATGACGTACATGGATAAGCGTGTCCGCTTGCAAATATGGGACACAGCCGGGCAAGAGCGGTTTCAGTCAGTGGCAACTGCCTTTTACCGCGGCGCCAACGGCGTAATGCTTTGTTTTGACCTTACACATCGACCCTCATTTCTACACTTGGAGCACTGGATGGAACGCGTGCGACAGCAGTCTCTTCCCGGTATCCCGTGCTTATTGGTTGGATGCAAAAGTGACGAGGCCCGCACTTCGCGGCAGGTATCGAAGGAAGAAGCGATGGCATGGGCAAAACAACATGGAATGTCGTACATTGACACGAGcgcaaaggagaaggagaatgTACAGTCTGCGTTTCAGAAAATAGCACAGGAGATATTCGAGGATATGAAGGAACGTACAGGAAAGGGTCTGTCCCCAAGTGGTGGTGCAGGGGGAGCTGGTAATGGTGTCAGGTTAGCCGGAAACGAAGGGCAAAAGGGCTCGAAGCGTGGTGGTTGCTGTTAA
- a CDS encoding small GTP-binding protein Rab7, putative (similar to: GB:CAA68210.1: rab7 {Trypanosoma brucei}(PMID:9099693) Localizes adjacent and posterior to kinetoplast.), with translation MKEEPAYKIIVIGDVGVGKSNISSRFCDSIYYDDIVPTIGVDFKYCHTTTLEKHARTILLQIWDTSGQDRFVSLTTAYYRNCHGALICFDLTNRSSFEGIDAWFERLRSHCPVLPPLILVGCKLDLVECSELHKEGTSLGICRQVEKSEADAWAKRHGCLCYFETSSRNNTNVSEAFQHLGTYIVNNTTPTVEGHGDKAIGNIVRLNTSTHTKKRKWRC, from the coding sequence ATGAAAGAGGAACCCGCTTACAAGATTATAGTAATTGGTGATGTGGGTGTAGGGAAGAGCAACATCTCATCGCGGTTCTGTGACAGCATTTATTACGATGACATTGTTCCAACGATTGGCGTGGACTTCAAGTATTGCCATACCACAACTTTAGAAAAGCACGCGCGCACCATATTGCTTCAGATTTGGGATACCTCCGGGCAGGATCGTTTTGTTTCACTCACGACGGCTTACTACCGCAACTGTCATGGCGCACTGATTTGCTTTGATCTCACCAATCGGAGCTCCTTTGAAGGGATCGACGCGTGGTTTGAGCGCCTGAGGTCCCACTGCCCGGTACTTCCGCCCCTCATCCTCGTGGGTTGCAAGTTAGACCTGGTGGAGTGCAGTGAACTTCATAAAGAAGGGACAAGCTTAGGGATTTGCAGGCAAGTGGAGAAAAGCGAGGCAGACGCATGGGCAAAGCGACACGGTTGCTTGTGCTACTTCGAGACGAGCTCGAGAAATAACACAAATGTCTCCGAAGCTTTCCAACACCTGGGGACTTATATAGTGAATAACACAACTCCAACTGTCGAGGGTCATGGGGACAAGGCGATAGGGAACATCGTACGATTAAACACAAGTACACATACtaaaaagaggaagtggaggtGCTGA
- a CDS encoding flagellar protofilament ribbon protein, putative translates to MEPAAETINVASNSSSLPQLETATTREKKRLFMMQRAERLKDPKMRHMGIDKEALDRQVREREALRQLEKERNDFYDRQALLMDRHAQALQKEVNEIRANREKQLLDYRETYQKKETQREWDLNDPHWKAKDLPGRVGDNDPRTGVSSLQKFEGEDLDYKNRRAAQQRQQREWARQQTEEKLAKKWMEEEANRVFDERNEETNRRIYDIEQGIAEQRRMIHKNQAEFNKALAEQKRREAIRDKEEDTRKALEEIRFHMEGDFLNETETVVSELGKKVKAERYKGMTEEQKRKFLEDRARQRDLLRRRRFMEVEEERRWAQQDNLQLRMANALERQKERERHAERLSIAAEQMKQREASQIRKKQLDELYTNQVDEDYFKYWDLCM, encoded by the coding sequence ATGGAGCCAGCAGCTGAGACCATCAATGTCGCATCAAATTCCTCTTCGTTACCGCAGTTGGAGACGGCAACaacgagggaaaagaagcggCTCTTCATGATGCAGCGTGCAGAGCGCCTCAAAGACCCGAAAATGCGTCATATGGGCATCGACAAGGAGGCGCTTGACAGGCAGGTCCGTGAAAGGGAGGCGCTTCGACAGCTGGAGAAAGAGCGGAACGACTTTTATGACCGACAAGCCCTTCTGATGGATCGCCATGCTCAGGCACTTCAGAAGGAGGTTAACGAGATACGAGCAAACCGTGAAAAGCAATTGCTTGACTACCGTGAAACCTACCAGAAGAAGGAAACGCAGCGCGAGTGGGACCTCAACGATCCCCACTGGAAGGCGAAGGATTTACCGGGCCGTGTTGGCGACAACGATCCCCGAACTGGGGTTTCTTCTCTCCAAAAATTTGAAGGTGAGGACTTGGATTACAAGAATCGTCGGGCTGCTCAGCAGCGCCAACAGCGCGAGTGGGCGCGGCAGCAAACGGAGGAGAAACTCGCGAAGAAGTggatggaggaggaggcaaacCGTGTCTTCGATGAACGAAACGAGGAGACCAACCGCCGTATCTACGATATAGAGCAGGGTATCGCCGAGCAGCGCAGGATGATCCATAAGAACCAAGCAGAATTTAATAAAGCCCTCGCCGAGCAAAAGCGCCGTGAGGCCATTCGAGACAAGGAGGAGGACACCCGCAAGGCCCTTGAGGAAATTCGTTTCCACATGGAGGGTGATTTCCTTAACGAAACCGAGACGGTCGTGAGCGAGCTTggaaagaaggtgaaggCGGAGCGCTACAAAGGCATGACAGAGGAGCAGAAGCGTAAGTTTCTTGAGGATCGGGCGAGACAACGCGATCTTTTGCGGCGTCGCCGGTTTATGGAAGTCGAGGAAGAACGGCGGTGGGCCCAGCAGGACAACTTGCAGCTTCGCATGGCCAACGCTTTGGAAAGGCAGAAGGAACGTGAACGGCATGCAGAAAGGTTGAGCATTGCTGCCGAGCAGATGAAGCAGAGGGAGGCATCACAAATTCGCAAGAAGCAACTAGACGAGTTGTACACCAATCAGGTAGATGAAGACTATTTCAAGTATTGGGATCTCTGTATGTAG